The proteins below come from a single Jaculus jaculus isolate mJacJac1 chromosome 12, mJacJac1.mat.Y.cur, whole genome shotgun sequence genomic window:
- the P2ry14 gene encoding P2Y purinoceptor 14 isoform X2, with the protein MANSSSPGPEAESCSRSALVTRQAVPALYSAVFLAGVLLNGASAWVFFSVPSSKSFIVYLKNIVVADFLMGLTFPFKILADSGLGPWQLHVVVCRGSAVLFYVSMYVSIAFFGLISFDRYSKIVKPLLTCPGHSVGTSKLLSLAVWGLMLLLAVPNMILTNQSVREVAKIRCMELKSELGRKWHKASNYIFVGIFWVVFLLLIIFYTAITRKIFKSHLKSRKNSSSVRRKSSRNIFSIVLVFFACFVPYHVARIPYTKSQTEAHYSCQSKATLLYVKEFTLLLSAANICLDPVIYFFLCQPFREVLCKKFHLLFKGQNNIDNSKNKRGNMIHDSTDTL; encoded by the coding sequence ATGGCCAACTCCTCGAGCCCGGGGCCTGAGGCCGAGTCCTGCTCCCGGAGCGCGCTCGTCACCCGGCAGGCGGTCCCCGCGCTCTACTCCGCCGTCTTCCTCGCGGGGGTCCTGCTCAACGGGGCGTCGGCCTGGGTCTTCTTCTCCGTGCCCAGCTCCAAGAGCTTCATCGTCTATCTCAAGAACATCGTCGTGGCGGACTTTCTGATGGGCCTGACGTTTCCTTTCAAGATCCTCGCCGACTCGGGCCTGGGCCCCTGGCAGCTGCACGTGGTCGTGTGCCGAGGCTCGGCCGTGCTCTTCTACGTCAGCATGTACGTCAGCATCGCCTTCTTCGGGCTCATCAGCTTCGACCGGTACTCCAAGATCGTCAAGCCCCTGCTGACGTGCCCCGGGCACTCCGTGGGCACCAGCAAGCTGCTCTCGCTGGCGGTGTGGGGGCTCATGCTCTTGCTGGCGGTGCCCAACATGATCCTCACCAACCAGAGCGTCAGGGAGGTGGCCAAGATCCGGTGCATGGAACTGAAGAGCGAGCTGGGGCGGAAGTGGCACAAAGCCTCCAACTACATCTTCGTGGGCATCTTCTGGGTGGTGTTTCTCCTGTTGATCATCTTCTACACGGCCATTACCAGGAAAATCTTCAAGTCTCACCTCAAGTCCAGGAAGAACTCCAGCTCGGTGCGAAGGAAATCCAGCCGCAACATCTTCAGCATCGTGCTCGTGTTTTTCGCGTGTTTCGTCCCTTACCACGTCGCCAGGATCCCCTACACGAAGAGCCAGACGGAAGCGCACTACAGCTGCCAGTCCAAGGCGACCCTGCTCTACGTGAAGGAATTCACGCTGCTGCTGTCCGCTGCCAACATTTGCCTGGACCCCGTCATTTACTTCTTCCTGTGCCAGCCATTTAGAGAAGTCTTATGTAAGAAATTCCACCTCCTCTTCAAAGGTCAGAACAACATAGATAATTCTAAGAACAAGAGGGGAAACATGATTCATGACAGCACAGACACGCTGTGA
- the P2ry14 gene encoding P2Y purinoceptor 14 isoform X1 produces the protein MALAPGSPEMANSSSPGPEAESCSRSALVTRQAVPALYSAVFLAGVLLNGASAWVFFSVPSSKSFIVYLKNIVVADFLMGLTFPFKILADSGLGPWQLHVVVCRGSAVLFYVSMYVSIAFFGLISFDRYSKIVKPLLTCPGHSVGTSKLLSLAVWGLMLLLAVPNMILTNQSVREVAKIRCMELKSELGRKWHKASNYIFVGIFWVVFLLLIIFYTAITRKIFKSHLKSRKNSSSVRRKSSRNIFSIVLVFFACFVPYHVARIPYTKSQTEAHYSCQSKATLLYVKEFTLLLSAANICLDPVIYFFLCQPFREVLCKKFHLLFKGQNNIDNSKNKRGNMIHDSTDTL, from the coding sequence GCGCTGGCCCCCGGGAGCCCCGAGATGGCCAACTCCTCGAGCCCGGGGCCTGAGGCCGAGTCCTGCTCCCGGAGCGCGCTCGTCACCCGGCAGGCGGTCCCCGCGCTCTACTCCGCCGTCTTCCTCGCGGGGGTCCTGCTCAACGGGGCGTCGGCCTGGGTCTTCTTCTCCGTGCCCAGCTCCAAGAGCTTCATCGTCTATCTCAAGAACATCGTCGTGGCGGACTTTCTGATGGGCCTGACGTTTCCTTTCAAGATCCTCGCCGACTCGGGCCTGGGCCCCTGGCAGCTGCACGTGGTCGTGTGCCGAGGCTCGGCCGTGCTCTTCTACGTCAGCATGTACGTCAGCATCGCCTTCTTCGGGCTCATCAGCTTCGACCGGTACTCCAAGATCGTCAAGCCCCTGCTGACGTGCCCCGGGCACTCCGTGGGCACCAGCAAGCTGCTCTCGCTGGCGGTGTGGGGGCTCATGCTCTTGCTGGCGGTGCCCAACATGATCCTCACCAACCAGAGCGTCAGGGAGGTGGCCAAGATCCGGTGCATGGAACTGAAGAGCGAGCTGGGGCGGAAGTGGCACAAAGCCTCCAACTACATCTTCGTGGGCATCTTCTGGGTGGTGTTTCTCCTGTTGATCATCTTCTACACGGCCATTACCAGGAAAATCTTCAAGTCTCACCTCAAGTCCAGGAAGAACTCCAGCTCGGTGCGAAGGAAATCCAGCCGCAACATCTTCAGCATCGTGCTCGTGTTTTTCGCGTGTTTCGTCCCTTACCACGTCGCCAGGATCCCCTACACGAAGAGCCAGACGGAAGCGCACTACAGCTGCCAGTCCAAGGCGACCCTGCTCTACGTGAAGGAATTCACGCTGCTGCTGTCCGCTGCCAACATTTGCCTGGACCCCGTCATTTACTTCTTCCTGTGCCAGCCATTTAGAGAAGTCTTATGTAAGAAATTCCACCTCCTCTTCAAAGGTCAGAACAACATAGATAATTCTAAGAACAAGAGGGGAAACATGATTCATGACAGCACAGACACGCTGTGA
- the Gpr171 gene encoding probable G-protein coupled receptor 171, protein MTNSSLFCPVYRDLEPFTYFFYLVFLVGIIGSGFATWAFTQKNTNHRCVSIYLINLLTADFLLTLALPVKIIVDLGVAPWKLRIFHCQVTACLIYINMYLSIIFLAFVSIDRCLQLTHSCKIYRIQDPGFAKMISTVVWLMVLLIMVPNMLIPIKDINEKLNVGCMEFKTEFGRNWHVLTNFLCVAIFLNFSSIILIANFLVIQQLYRNRDDKNYPRVRRALINILLVTGGYIVCFVPYHIVRIPYTLSQTEVISDCPTRISLFRAKEATLLLAVSNLCFDPVLYYHLSQAFRLKVNETFASTKETKAPEIKSGCENEV, encoded by the coding sequence ATGACAAACAGTTCGTTGTTCTGCCCAGTTTATAGAGACCTGGAACCATTCACCTATTTCTTCTATTTAGTTTTCCTTGTTGGAATTATTGGAAGTGGTTTTGCAACCTGGGCTTTTACACAAAAAAATACCAATCACAGGTGTGTGAGCATATACTTAATTAACTTGCTGACAGCTGATTTTCTGCTCACTCTGGCATTACCCGTGAAAATCATAGTGGACTTGGGGGTGGCGCCCTGGAAGCTGAGGATTTTCCACTGCCAAGTGACAGCCTGCCTCATCTACATCAACATGTACTTATCCATCATCTTCCTGGCTTTTGTCAGCATTGATCGCTGTCTCCAGCTGACACACAGCTGCAAGATCTACAGaatacaagaccctgggtttgccAAGATGATCTCAACGGTAGTGTGGCTCATGGTCCTTCTTATAATGGTGCCAAACATGCTGATTCCCATCAAGGACATAAACGAAAAGCTAAATGTGGGGTGCATGGAATTTAAGACGGAGTTTGGGAGAAACTGGCATGTGCTGACCAATTTCCTATGTGtggcaatatttttaaatttctcctcCATCATTTTGATAGCCAACTTCCTTGTGATTCAACAACTATACAGGAACCGAGATGACAAAAACTACCCCAGGGTAAGACGAGCTCTCATCAACATACTTTTAGTGACAGGGGGCTACATTGTGTGCTTTGTTCCCTACCACATCGTGCGGATCCCATACACACTCAGCCAGACCGAGGTCATCTCCGACTGTCCCACCAGGATCTCGCTCTTCAGAGCCAAGGAGGCCACGCTGCTCCTGGCAGTGTCCAACCTGTGTTTCGATCCTGTCCTGTACTACCACCTCTCCCAAGCTTTCCGCTTGAAGGTCAATGAGACGTTTGCCTCAACTAAGGAGACGAAGGCCCCAGAGATAAAGTCAGGATGTGAGAATGAGGTGTAA